DNA from Rosa rugosa chromosome 6, drRosRugo1.1, whole genome shotgun sequence:
accagccaagcaagggtaacgccctagcaacccagccaagctaaagtcacgctttagcaagatctcaatacttcccggtgatttcgctctgctcaatctgcaatattgagtatcgacttgtgaacaagaagaaacttcagcaaagtcctcaccacgaggcacaaagaatcccacgacgaggttggtgctctcctcatctacaatcgcttgatagaagtcaggtcaagggacacccccgacgaccgcacccgaacggtgctggcacgcccgcgcagaaaagtgACTGTTGACCAgcctgcaacaaaattggaaccaaacattttggcacacccggtgggacctACATCAGAAGtctttctcttgaagacattcaaccaccgggcttcaaaaccaaacattttggcacgcccagtgggacctactgtagaagtttttctcctgaagcacattcaaccaccggNNNNNNNNNNNNNNNNNNNNNNNNNNNNNNNNNNNNNNNNNNNNNNNNNNNNNNNNNNNNNNNNNNNNNNNNNNNNNNNNNNNNNNNNNNNNNNNNNNNNNNNNNNNNNNNNNNNNNNNNNNNNNNNNNNNNNNNNNNNNNNNNNNNNNNNNNNNNNNNNNNNNNNNNNNNNNNNNNNNNNNNNNNNNNNNNNNNNNNNNATCTTCACAGTAATGTCTAAGGATCAACAGCTATTTTTATTCTGTTTCTTTGACTTTCAGAGGCACTTGACATAACTCTTCTCAATACAAGTAGGGTGTGACAAGGTTGTTATTCAGTCCATAGAATACGTATGCCAAAGAAAATATTTCCAGTAGTTGGTGAAAACAATTGTTGTTCAGAACCAAACATAAAGTGCAAAGAAAAATCAACTCTAAAGTTTCAACACTTGGTATTTTCAGAATATAACAGTTTACGACTGTTTATGAACCCTTATAGGCTGGCTATAGATTATTTATTCATTTTAAGAATAGTATGCAACCAGGTGCCAAAGGCATTGATTAGTATACATCAGAAAATTCaacattttaaatttttttatcataaaacTTGTAATTTTACTAATCAGAAGTACCAGTTTACGTCAGTATCTTGCTCGGTACAAAATATTCCTGGTCCCTATAATACACGAACTCTGAACATTTATTCCCTGTCCCTATCATAAAGACTATCAGCCTTTCAACATTCTGCAAGGAAGTTTCTGGGCATATCCAAGAGCCTAACTGTATGCAAACAAGTGGTTAAACTTCCGTTGCCAGACTTGAATAGTCAGAGAGAcctaaatatgtatatgtacgaGTCTTCCTTGAACCTTTTCCTGAAAATTTGATAGAGATCCACTTTCAGTTATGGTTTTCATAATTATACTACTTTTAATGCCTACTACCATTTCTGGTGCAGATCTTCTTTTCAAAGATTGTCCATCCAGAACCTACACTGCCAATAGTCCATTTGAAAATAAACTCAAGCTGCTCCTTCAGTCATTGTCTTCCAATACTTCAATCTCTGGTGGTTTCTACAATGACACGATTGGCAATAGCAGTGACCGGGTCTATGGACAAGCACTTTGTAGAGGGGATGTAAACTCCACAGTTTATCAGAGCTGTGTTCATGATGCAAGCCAGGATATCTTCAAGAGTTGTAAAGCTCAAGAAGCAATATGGTATGAATTATGTCAAGTTCGCTATTCCTCTACCCAGTTCTTTACAATGATGTTATATGATGGGAAGATTCCTGAGAAGAATAAGCAGGAGAAGAATGTATCAAATCCAAATCAGTTTGGTGACGTTTTGAAGAACTTAATGAAAAAGCTCTTGGAACAGACTGCCTATACTTCTAAGCATATGTTTGCAACCGGTGATATGAAATTTTCAGGAAGGCAATCTATTTATGGCCTACAACAGTGCACTAGAGACATTCCTCCGAGTGACTGCTATAAATGTTTGGATATCGCTCTTACTGAGCTTCAGAAATGCTGCTCTGCTCTCGAAGGTGGAACCATTGTCAGTAGGAATTGTAATGTGAGGTTTGAGCTCGACCAATTTTTCAACGACATTTATTCCAAAGGTTAGGGACATCAATGTTCTTCTTTTCTATTTATAATCATCTGTACTTGCAATACATTGAATGTACATACTGTTAGCAATTCACCATAGATTAATTGACAGGGGACAAGAGGAAGACCTGGAAGGTGGTCGTTACATGTGTATCCACTATACTATCAGCAGTTTTCATTGTACTTTGTGCTGTCTATCTTCGGTGGGGGAAGGAGATTGGAAAATGTCCAAGGTACATGGttcaattctctttaattataATATAATTATATTCGTAGGATTACCAACTAAAAGTTATTTATAATTCTAACCTTGCTGCAGATGAAGAAAGAAGCCGGCATGGACTATTACCTGAATTATTAAACCCCACTGGAGTCACAATCATTGAGGAAGACAAAATGGTAAGTTCTGAAGAGCTGCCATTCATTGATCTCGCTACTGTAAGGAAAGCTACAGATAACTTTTCAGATTCGAACAAGCTTGGACAAGGTGGATTCGGTGCTGTTTACAAGGTAATACATCTCTCATAGTTCTAAATGGGTGAAGTAATGGTTCATAGCTGGCAGAGTACGTAAGACCACTTGTGTATGTAACTTTGGAAATACTCCAGGGTTGGCTAGATGGGAAAGAAGTAGCTGTTAAAAGACTATCAGGAAAGTCATGGCAAGGCTTAGAGGAGTTTAGAAATGAAGTCACTCTCATTGCAAAGCTTCAACACAGAAACCTCGTGCGGCTTTTGGCATGTGGCTTTGAGGGAGGAGAAAAGCTGCTTTTGTACGAGTTCATGCCAAATAAAAGCCTTGATACTTTTATCTTTGGTTCGTTCATTCCCCACTATACTGTATTTCGCTTATATATTATACTCCCTTTGATACCATGACAATGACATGAACTGCATTGGTTTAATTACCACTGAGCTTTTTAGATTTGGAAAGACGAGCTGAACTCAATTGGCAAACATATCACAACATCATTGAAGGAATAGCCAGAGGACTTCTGTATCTTCATGAGGATTCCCGGCTTAAGATCATTCACAGGGATTTGAAGCCCAACAATGTGTTGTTGGACCATGAAATGGTTCCAAAAATATCAGACTTTGGAATGGCATGGCAAGGATATTTTGTGACAACCAGAACACTGCCAACACTAAAAGAGTTGTAGAACACAGTAAGTCTCTTCATGTGTATTTCAACTTTTACCATAATTGAAAAGAGAATATGTGCGCTGATGCTTTATGGCTTATGCTTACCTTTAAAACAGTGGCTACATGGCTCCCGAGTATGCAATGGAGGGACTATTTTCTGTAAAATCTGATGTTTTCAGCTTTGGAGTAGTCTTGCTTGAGATTATAAGTGGGAAAAAGAATAGTGGGTTCTACCTCACGGAACATGCCAAGACGCTAGTTGAATAAGTATGTTTCTTTGCCCCCTTTGACTAAGAGTCTCACTTAACCAAGTTTAGCTGCAATGCAGGCATCAGTAACAAGACctatttacttaattatttgaTAGGCATGTGTAAGTATTTGGACTACTCTCTTCAACACATGACTTTCCCAAAGGCTTCAAGGACAACAGATATGTAAAGTATTAGGAGAATGTCTCTCCTAATTGTTCGGTGACGTAAGGCAAGTAAGAGAGGATCGAAGAATCAAATCatgaagagagattcaaggaagttatttcactgatcttgagattGAGGTGTTTTTAATACATATCATATGTTGCATGATTCTAAATAGATATGCATTGATTTTAATTGATCTCAAAATCTCTTTGTGTATGCATATCCAATTACTTGTTCAAAAAGTTTAAATAACCTTTCCATATTTATCTTATTCTGTGATTAAGATAAAGGTTTtgtttgagggggagtcttgcttccctataaaaaggttttgaaactatTTACCCTACAGAGGTTTTTCGGTGCAAAAATTATTCTTCTTGAACCACTTGGGTTCTTGCTCAAATTGTCTTTGAAAACTCTCATTGTTTGTTTCATGAATTCCTTTGCATAATCAATCACGCtcattctcaagatcagtgagacgATTGAGTACTAGCTAGGAAGTGGTAGATAGGTTGACTAGAATTCTATGTGGATTTAGTTAGAAGTTAGGACAGTagtaaaacaagttagcatttgttgctaagtgaaagtgtttgttatgaacaacactacttgtatactgTAAACTTGATTGTTTCATATTGGATTGATtattcgtgttggctacgtcaaaagccacgcagtgaagtttcctcagtggtgaggtttacactgcgtcagcaattcCTGTGTGCTTATTGTTCTTATTGTACGTTGGATTAATTGTTAAGACTCAAACTAGATAGATTGTGTTCCGTTTGATATTTtcaattggcatcagagcgggttctagaaTCTTCTAGTAATCCCGGGCAAGATGGAACATTCACGTGATAGGGCTGCTGGTGGATCTGTAAATAGTCCTCCATGGTTCGATGGTGGATGTGAAAGATATACTCAGTGGaagatatacatgaaatcatATCTCTATGCTCAAGATGAACATGTGTGGAACATTGTAGAAAATGGCTGGACTGTACCTatgataaaaacaaaagaagaaagctCTTCCACTACCACCCTCAAACCAAGGAAGGACTGGACTGAGGAAGAAGTTCATGATCTGCAAGCAGACTTCAAAGCTAAGAACAGCATCTTCACAGCACTATCTGAACGGGAAAAACTTAGGATCAGTCATTGTGATACTGCCAAGCAGGCATGGGATCTTCTACAGACTACATACGAGGGAAATAAAAAGGTACGTGCACAGAAATTACAAGCATTGATCTTTGAGTTCGAAACTATGACCatgggagatgatgaaaccGTGGATGATTTTCATGGTAGAATTCTTAAAATTTCTGGTCAATGTCGTAGTCTGGGGGCACCCTTTGATGAAGACAAAATAGTCAAAAAGATACTCAGAGCTCTGCcagaaaagtttcattcaaaagtcACTAGTATAGAGGACTCATTTGATATTGATGAGTATCCTCTCGATGAACTCATCGGAAATCTTAAAACTTATGAGATGAGATTGAAGCCTGAGAAGAAAAATAAGGGTGCAGCTTTCAAGGCAGTCAAAGGAGCAGATGAGGAAGAGGAGACACTGGATCTTGCTTTACTGACAAAGGAATtcaaaaaatttctcaaaaacaaGAACTGATCATCCAGAAATCCCAATACCCCTAGGAAAAATTCCTACAATGGCAGTAGCAGTAGTGACTACAACAACAAGAGTgggaaagcaagcttcaagggaaCTCACTCAGGAAAAACTAAGTGTTATGAGTGCGGTGGCTATGGTCATATTTCTACTGATTGTGGAAataggaagcatggaaatggCAATAATAAATCTCTTCTCTCAACCTAGAGTGATGATGAGTCTCAGGAAGTGGAAAATGTTGCTTTTGTATCTTCACTTCTACCTGACTCTGATAGTGACGAAGCCTTCTCTGATGATGAAACAAATATCCGCTGCAGACAACTCTACAAAGCTTCAAAGGCAACTCTGATTAGAAACTTGAGTTTGGAAAAAGAACTTGAATTCCTGAGAACTGAAAAAGGAAAATTAGAGCAGACTTTGGAAAAATCACAATCCGCATGGGAACTGGAGAAAAGCAAATATGCGAGTGATTCAGCAGATCTGCAAGGTGACCAGAAGTCTTCAACATGGAAGACTGAAAAGACTGAGTATCTCAACAGGATCAAAATGCTAGAACTGGACGTTAAAGGACAACAAGTATTGAACTTGGAACTGTTGACTAAAAATGAGTCCTTGCAAGAAGAGTTACAATCAACTCAAGAAAGATTCGCCAAGTTCGATGTCAGTTCCAGTTCCATGTCTAAACTGCTTGGATCAGGAAAAGCTCCCCATGACACTTATGGATTAGGGTACACTGGAGAAAGCTCCAAGAGTGCTAAGTTCGTAAGAGCATCAAGATCATCtgtcgaaaagaaagaagctccCATGGATGATCATGTCACAGTTATGAAGAAACAAAGGGAAGATCAACCAACATCAAGTTATAAGGTAATGCTTGACCAAGAGTCCCCCACTGGTCCAAACAGGTACACTAACTCTAAAACTTTTATTCCTACTtgtcatcactgtggtaagATAGGCCATATCAGACCCAGATGTAATGAAAGATTGTCAAACTCACAAATTTCTCAAGAAAATTGTACTGTTAAATCCCTAAGGTGTGAGCTTAGAGAACAAAAGAAACTCATAAATAAACTAGCTGAAATGTTCTCTAAGAAAGATTTTCaaactgaaaaaagaaaagatgtcTGGACCAAGAAAATTGAAAGTAAATGTCTTCTGACTAATACGAATGAATTTAGTGCTACATGTCTTTTCGCTTGTGCAAATCCTTCTCATATTGAAGCAACTTGTTTGGTAGCCCTAACTGCTTTAGCTTAAAAGCAACGAGATTTTTGGTATGTTGACAGTGGCTGCTCTAGACACATGACTGGAGACAAATCCTGGTTTGCTTCCTTTGAAGATGAACACACAACTAGATCTGTCACCTTTGGAgatggaagaaaagaaaatatactAGCTCGAGGTACTGTTAACACTCCAGGTATACCAAATCTCAAAAATGTATTATTTGTGGAAGGCTTAACTGCAAATCTTATTAGTGTCAGCCATTTGGCTGATGACTATGAAGATGTTTGGTTTAACAAACAGAGATGTTTGGTTTTAAATCAGAAAGGAGAAGGTATCATGGGAGGTAAGAGATCTTTTGATAACTGCTACCATATTCAAGCTAATGAATCTTTTAGCATGCAGTACGTCCTGTCTGCCTGTAAGATCCACAGAGGAAACTTTTGAACTTTGGCACAGAAGAATGGGACATGTAAACTATCAGGACTTGCTAGCTAAAGCTATCTTCAAGGCAATGTGTCAGAGGTCTACCCAACTTAAAAGGCAAAACTAACAAGATATGTGGTGATTGCAAGATAGGAAAGCAAACCAAGGCATCTCACAAGGTGGTGAATTCTGCAACAACCACAAAGGTATTGGAGTTGTTACACATAGATCTCATGGGACCAGCTCAATCTGAAAGTATTGGAGGTAAAAAATATATGCTTGTTATTGTGGATGATTTCTCGAGATATACTTGGGTCAATTTCTTAAAAGATAAGACGGAAACATTTGAGTCTTTTAAAAACTTGAGTCAAAAGTTAATCATTGAAAAGCAGTCATCCAAAACTAGCATAGTTAGAGTAAGGTCCTATAATGGTACATGAGCTTGGTGTGTCACATGAGTTCTCAGCTCCAATTACTCCACAACAGAATGGCattgtggaaaggaaaaatagagTATTGCTGGACATGGCTAGAGTTATGCTACATGCTGCAGGTTTAAGTACAAACTTTTGGGCTGAGGCTATTAGTACTGCATGTTATACAATCAATAGAGTATTCTTTAGACCAGGTACCGATCAAACAGCTTATGAGCTGTGGAAAGGTAAAAAGCCTAATGTCGGATACTTTCATGTCTTCGGAAGTCCTTGCTATATTTTGCGAGATAGAGAGCATCTTGGTAAGTTTGATGCTCGAAGTGATGATGGTATTTTCTTGGGTTATTCTATAAACAGTAGAGCTTATAGGGTGTATAACAAAAGAACCCGAGTTGTTATGGAATCCATAAATGTCTCTATTGATGATGAATGTATGAAACAGGAAGAATCTTTTGCAGACACATCACCCACCTCTACCTCAGTTTCTAGCAATGACATTCAGAATATTGAAGAGGAAGCCTCCGATTGTATCTTTGAATCTGCTCCAAAAATGAGACAAGGTTTCAAACAAGTACGAAAGGATCATTCTGATCAAGATATCATTGGGAGAGTCTCAGATGGCCTAAGGAC
Protein-coding regions in this window:
- the LOC133714684 gene encoding cysteine-rich repeat secretory protein 38-like: MVFIIILLLMPTTISGADLLFKDCPSRTYTANSPFENKLKLLLQSLSSNTSISGGFYNDTIGNSSDRVYGQALCRGDVNSTVYQSCVHDASQDIFKSCKAQEAIWYELCQVRYSSTQFFTMMLYDGKIPEKNKQEKNVSNPNQFGDVLKNLMKKLLEQTAYTSKHMFATGDMKFSGRQSIYGLQQCTRDIPPSDCYKCLDIALTELQKCCSALEGGTIVSRNCNVRFELDQFFNDIYSKD
- the LOC133714685 gene encoding G-type lectin S-receptor-like serine/threonine-protein kinase B120, translating into MVSSEELPFIDLATVRKATDNFSDSNKLGQGGFGAVYKGWLDGKEVAVKRLSGKSWQGLEEFRNEVTLIAKLQHRNLVRLLACGFEGGEKLLLYEFMPNKSLDTFIFDLERRAELNWQTYHNIIEGIARGLLYLHEDSRLKIIHRDLKPNNVLLDHEMVPKISDFGMAWQGYFVTTRTLPTLKEL